One Acidimicrobiia bacterium genomic region harbors:
- the fusA gene encoding elongation factor G, producing the protein MAKRHPLKKTRNIGIMAHIDAGKTTTTERILYYTGVNYKIGEVHDGAATMDWMEQEQERGITITSAATSCFWDDHRINIIDTPGHVDFTVEVERSLRVLDGAVAVFDGVAGVEPQTETVWRQADRYNVPRMCFVNKMDRTGADFYFVLDTIRERLNCNAAVLQLPIGAETEFAGIIDIVAMNALIWQGEDLGASWDVVDIPEDMVEIAEQYRTELIDVLAEFDENILEKFVGEEEITIEDVKSAVRSGTLAGDCVPILTGSAFKNKGVQPLLDAVVDYLPSPLDLPPVEGVHPRSGDEISREVTDDAPFSALAFKIMTDPHVGKLIYFRAYSGVLEKGGFVLNARTGSKERIGRILEMHANNREDRDEVRVGDIVAGIGLKNTRTGDTLCDPSNPIVLEQLEFPAPVIHVAVEPRSKADQDKMGKALFSLAEEDPTFTVKSDDETGQTIIGGMGELHLEVLVDRMLREFRVDANVGRPQVAYRETITRAVESHRYTHKKQTGGSGQFAEIIATVEPWSPGEEDEDKEQTYLFENKVTGGRIPKEYIPSVDHGISASLNNGTLAGFPLLGLKVTLEDGKSHDVDSSEMAFKIAAQSWFREVIPRAKPVLLEPIMAVEVVTPENYMGDVVGDLNSRRGRVGQMEARGGNQVVTARVPLSEMFGYATDLRSRTQGRATYTMQFDSYQQTPGSVQEEIVSRIRGE; encoded by the coding sequence ATGGCTAAGCGACACCCTCTGAAAAAAACCCGCAACATCGGCATTATGGCCCACATTGACGCGGGAAAAACCACCACCACCGAACGTATTTTGTATTACACCGGCGTGAACTACAAAATTGGTGAAGTCCATGACGGCGCAGCCACCATGGACTGGATGGAACAAGAACAAGAGCGCGGTATCACCATCACCTCAGCGGCCACCAGCTGTTTCTGGGACGATCACCGAATTAACATCATCGACACTCCAGGCCACGTGGACTTCACCGTTGAAGTAGAGCGTTCGCTTCGGGTACTCGATGGCGCCGTTGCGGTATTCGACGGGGTAGCCGGCGTAGAACCACAAACCGAAACGGTGTGGCGTCAAGCTGACCGTTACAACGTGCCTCGTATGTGTTTTGTAAACAAGATGGACCGCACCGGTGCAGACTTCTACTTCGTACTGGACACCATTCGTGAACGCCTGAACTGCAACGCTGCGGTGCTGCAACTCCCCATCGGTGCCGAAACCGAATTTGCCGGAATCATCGACATTGTGGCCATGAATGCTTTGATCTGGCAAGGTGAAGATTTAGGCGCATCATGGGACGTAGTAGACATTCCTGAAGACATGGTGGAGATCGCCGAACAATATCGCACCGAACTTATTGACGTACTGGCCGAATTCGACGAAAACATTTTAGAAAAATTCGTGGGTGAAGAAGAAATCACTATAGAAGACGTCAAGAGCGCTGTACGTTCCGGCACGCTTGCGGGCGACTGCGTGCCGATCTTGACAGGCAGCGCTTTTAAGAACAAAGGGGTACAACCCTTGCTTGACGCCGTGGTTGATTACCTCCCTTCACCGTTAGACCTTCCCCCAGTAGAGGGCGTACACCCTCGCAGCGGTGACGAAATTAGTCGTGAAGTAACCGACGACGCACCGTTCTCTGCTTTGGCCTTCAAAATCATGACCGACCCTCACGTAGGCAAGCTCATTTACTTCCGGGCCTACAGCGGGGTGCTTGAAAAGGGCGGATTCGTGTTAAACGCCCGCACCGGGTCAAAAGAACGCATCGGCCGCATTTTGGAAATGCACGCCAACAACCGTGAAGACCGTGACGAAGTACGCGTTGGCGACATCGTGGCCGGCATTGGCTTAAAAAACACCCGCACCGGAGACACCCTCTGCGACCCCAGCAACCCCATCGTGTTGGAACAACTCGAGTTCCCAGCCCCCGTTATCCACGTAGCTGTTGAACCCCGATCAAAAGCCGACCAAGACAAAATGGGTAAAGCCCTTTTCTCTCTGGCCGAAGAAGACCCTACCTTCACGGTAAAAAGCGACGATGAAACCGGCCAGACCATTATTGGCGGTATGGGCGAACTTCACCTCGAGGTCCTGGTGGACCGCATGTTGCGTGAATTCCGGGTAGACGCCAACGTTGGTCGTCCTCAGGTTGCTTACCGCGAAACCATTACCCGCGCCGTAGAGAGCCATCGCTACACCCACAAAAAACAAACCGGTGGGTCAGGGCAGTTTGCTGAAATCATCGCCACCGTTGAACCGTGGTCACCCGGCGAAGAAGACGAAGACAAAGAACAGACCTACTTGTTCGAAAATAAAGTCACCGGTGGACGCATACCCAAGGAATACATCCCTTCCGTGGACCACGGCATCAGCGCCTCGCTGAACAACGGCACCCTGGCTGGGTTCCCCCTGTTGGGCCTTAAAGTAACTTTGGAAGACGGAAAGTCTCACGACGTGGACTCTTCGGAAATGGCTTTCAAGATCGCTGCACAATCATGGTTCCGGGAAGTAATTCCTCGTGCCAAACCAGTGCTGCTGGAGCCCATTATGGCTGTTGAAGTAGTAACTCCAGAGAATTACATGGGCGACGTGGTAGGCGATTTGAACTCTCGCCGCGGCCGTGTCGGCCAGATGGAAGCCCGAGGCGGCAACCAAGTAGTGACGGCACGGGTGCCATTGTCGGAAATGTTCGGCTACGCTACTGATCTGCGGTCCCGTACTCAGGGCCGTGCGACCTACACCATGCAATTTGACTCGTACCAACAAACCCCCGGGTCGGTGCAGGAAGAAATCGTGAGCCGCATCCGCGGTGAATGA